One Parasphingorhabdus cellanae genomic region harbors:
- a CDS encoding response regulator transcription factor encodes MARIIIADDHPLFRGALCQAVLKLWPKAELVEAETVAAAREAASTKPADLLLLDLHMEDSDGLTPLLDFRHDFPALPVVVVSASEESRVVRACQSLGASGFIPKSVDLDVMREALAHIRDGDVWFDADVIQNEDDTILFEKLASLTPAQRRILNLVSEGMLNKQIAYQMEISEATVKAHITAIFRKLDVVNRTQAVLVAKQLDVELPEVKSV; translated from the coding sequence ATGGCCCGCATCATCATCGCTGACGACCATCCCTTGTTTCGCGGCGCGCTCTGTCAGGCGGTGCTGAAACTGTGGCCGAAGGCTGAACTGGTGGAAGCGGAAACCGTGGCCGCGGCCCGTGAGGCGGCAAGCACCAAACCAGCGGACCTGCTCTTGCTCGATCTGCATATGGAAGATAGCGATGGCTTGACCCCGCTATTGGATTTCCGACACGATTTTCCTGCGCTCCCGGTGGTCGTGGTGTCGGCCAGTGAAGAAAGCCGCGTTGTCCGTGCATGCCAGAGCCTAGGGGCGTCCGGCTTTATTCCCAAATCTGTCGATCTGGATGTGATGCGTGAAGCCCTCGCCCATATCCGCGATGGCGATGTCTGGTTTGATGCGGACGTTATCCAGAATGAAGACGATACGATATTGTTCGAGAAGCTGGCTAGCCTCACACCGGCGCAAAGGCGGATTTTGAATCTGGTCAGCGAAGGCATGCTGAACAAGCAAATCGCCTATCAGATGGAGATAAGCGAGGCGACGGTGAAAGCGCATATCACCGCCATTTTCCGCAAGCTGGATGTGGTCAACCGGACACAGGCTGTGCTCGTCGCCAAACAGCTGGACGTGGAATTGCCAGAAGTAAAATCAGTTTGA
- the acs gene encoding acetate--CoA ligase: MSDSLEKTTDEPEVPETIASPQQGADTHASSSDYAALYAVSLSDPDGFWSRQAERLDWTQVPGTIANWSYDPVAIKWFEDGVLNICHNAVDRHVAAGRGDVTALIFEPDDPGAAGRTLTYGELQAEVIRMAGALKKLGAGKGDRVTIYMPMIVEGAVAMLACARIGAIHSVVFGGFSPEALAGRIEDCESKFVVCADGGLRGGKGVPLKANVDAALAKDGADVDAVLVVNHTDSDIAMTEGRDHWYHEVAADVPSDCPCEPMGAEDPLFILYTSGSTGKPKGVLHTTGGYAVWVATTFHYVFDYKPGEVFWCSADIGWVTGHSYIVYGPLINGATEVMFEGVPNYPDHGRFWQVVAKHKVNIFYTAPTAIRALMREGDEPVKAHDRSSLRLLGTVGEPINPEAWRWYYDVVGDAQSPIIDTWWQTETGGIMITTLPGAHGMKPGSAGKPFFGIQPQLVDNDGAVLDGATDGNLCITASWPGQARSVYGDHERFIQTYFSTYKGKYFTGDGCRRDSDGYYWITGRVDDVINVSGHRMGTAEVESALVSHPKVAEAAVVGYPHDIKGQGIYCYVTLNAGEEADDAFTAELKNHVRTEIGPIATPDHLHFTPALPKTRSGKIMRRILRKIAENDFATLGDTSTLADPNVVDTLVQGRMNR, encoded by the coding sequence ATGTCGGACAGTTTAGAAAAAACAACAGATGAGCCAGAAGTCCCGGAGACCATTGCCTCGCCACAGCAAGGGGCAGATACCCACGCTTCTTCATCAGATTATGCCGCTCTTTACGCTGTCAGCCTTTCTGATCCGGACGGTTTTTGGTCTCGGCAGGCGGAGCGTTTGGATTGGACGCAGGTGCCGGGTACCATCGCCAACTGGTCTTATGATCCTGTGGCGATTAAGTGGTTTGAGGACGGTGTGCTTAATATTTGTCACAATGCGGTTGATAGGCATGTGGCGGCGGGCCGGGGGGATGTGACGGCTTTGATCTTTGAGCCGGATGATCCGGGCGCGGCGGGCCGTACGCTCACCTATGGCGAGCTACAGGCCGAAGTGATCCGTATGGCGGGCGCGCTGAAGAAGCTGGGCGCGGGCAAGGGCGACCGGGTCACCATCTATATGCCGATGATTGTGGAAGGCGCAGTGGCGATGCTGGCGTGCGCGCGCATTGGCGCGATCCACTCGGTGGTGTTTGGCGGCTTTTCTCCAGAAGCGCTGGCCGGACGGATTGAAGATTGCGAGAGCAAGTTTGTGGTGTGCGCGGATGGCGGTCTGCGCGGCGGCAAGGGCGTGCCGTTGAAGGCCAATGTCGATGCCGCGCTCGCAAAAGACGGGGCGGATGTCGATGCGGTGCTGGTCGTGAACCACACAGACAGTGATATCGCGATGACCGAGGGCCGCGATCACTGGTATCACGAGGTGGCCGCCGATGTACCATCAGACTGCCCGTGCGAGCCCATGGGCGCAGAAGACCCTCTGTTCATCCTCTACACGTCAGGCTCGACCGGCAAGCCCAAGGGCGTGCTCCATACCACTGGCGGCTATGCGGTATGGGTGGCCACCACTTTCCACTATGTCTTTGACTATAAGCCGGGCGAGGTCTTCTGGTGCAGCGCCGATATCGGCTGGGTCACCGGGCATAGCTATATTGTTTACGGTCCTCTTATTAACGGCGCGACCGAAGTCATGTTCGAAGGCGTACCTAACTATCCCGACCACGGCCGGTTCTGGCAAGTGGTTGCCAAGCACAAGGTCAACATCTTCTATACCGCTCCCACCGCGATCCGCGCGCTGATGCGGGAGGGCGATGAACCGGTCAAAGCGCATGACCGCTCTTCCCTTCGCTTGCTCGGCACGGTCGGCGAGCCGATTAACCCGGAGGCCTGGCGCTGGTATTATGATGTGGTGGGTGATGCCCAGTCCCCGATCATCGATACCTGGTGGCAGACAGAGACCGGCGGTATCATGATCACCACCTTGCCCGGTGCCCACGGGATGAAGCCGGGCAGCGCCGGCAAACCGTTTTTTGGTATCCAGCCGCAGCTGGTCGACAATGACGGTGCTGTGCTGGATGGCGCAACCGACGGCAACCTGTGCATTACCGCAAGCTGGCCGGGTCAGGCGCGCAGCGTCTACGGCGATCATGAGCGCTTCATCCAGACCTATTTCTCCACCTACAAGGGCAAATATTTTACCGGCGATGGCTGCCGAAGAGACAGTGACGGCTATTACTGGATTACCGGCCGGGTCGATGATGTGATCAATGTCTCTGGCCACCGCATGGGCACCGCCGAGGTGGAAAGCGCGCTGGTCTCCCACCCCAAGGTCGCAGAGGCCGCGGTGGTGGGTTATCCGCATGACATCAAGGGTCAGGGCATCTACTGCTATGTCACGCTCAATGCCGGTGAAGAGGCAGATGATGCGTTCACCGCAGAACTCAAAAACCATGTCCGCACAGAGATCGGCCCCATCGCCACCCCCGACCATCTCCACTTCACCCCGGCACTGCCCAAAACCAGATCCGGCAAAATCATGCGCCGCATCCTGCGCAAAATAGCCGAAAATGACTTCGCAACACTCGGCGATACCTCTACCCTTGCAGATCCAAACGTCGTCGATACACTGGTACAAGGAAGAATGAATAGGTAG
- a CDS encoding DcaP family trimeric outer membrane transporter: protein MAYARNNLLKGILLSATILGASPAWAQNSDVDARLDRLEALVNGLIERLDAKEANQGATASGDAEVAREAQRTLQASRRLAERTARVEQKVAEQAAVTQKITEQTDAADGFNVGKTRVTYGGYVKLDVITERTSGGQVPSGSIARDFLIPGAIPVGGEASGFDTDFSARQTRFFLKTETDVGDDHKIGSHIELDFMVTSGGDERISNSFAPRVRQAYITFDNWLFGQTWSTFQDVAALPEAMDFIGPTPGTVFDRQPMIRYTKGGFQIALEQPETTITTPAGARIVAGDDSLPDIVVRYNHQGDFGHLTAAAIGRILRVNEDDFGLIDDSSFGYGISLSGKLNVGERDDFKFMATAGEGLGRYIGLNIVNDAAVRADGSLTPIATYSGFAAYRHFWSEKWRSTISGSYFKADNPVLLTTGLVTDQSWNIFGNLVYSPVAPLDIGIEYMFAKRQIEDGTSGNLQKVQMSAKYKF from the coding sequence ATGGCCTATGCTAGAAACAATTTGCTCAAAGGGATATTACTGTCTGCTACGATACTCGGAGCTTCTCCTGCATGGGCGCAAAATAGCGATGTCGATGCGCGGCTGGATCGACTGGAGGCGTTAGTAAACGGCTTGATCGAACGGTTGGATGCCAAAGAAGCCAATCAGGGAGCAACCGCATCCGGCGATGCCGAAGTCGCGCGCGAGGCCCAGCGGACGCTTCAGGCAAGCCGCAGGCTAGCCGAACGCACCGCCAGGGTGGAACAGAAAGTTGCCGAACAAGCGGCCGTCACCCAGAAAATCACTGAGCAAACCGACGCCGCCGACGGCTTCAATGTCGGCAAGACTCGGGTGACCTATGGCGGCTATGTGAAGCTGGACGTGATTACCGAACGGACCAGTGGCGGTCAGGTGCCATCAGGCAGCATAGCAAGAGATTTCCTGATCCCCGGGGCGATTCCGGTAGGCGGTGAAGCCTCAGGCTTTGATACTGATTTTAGCGCACGGCAGACCCGGTTTTTCCTGAAGACAGAGACTGATGTCGGAGATGATCACAAGATCGGATCGCATATTGAGCTAGATTTCATGGTGACCAGTGGCGGAGATGAACGGATATCCAACAGCTTCGCGCCACGTGTCCGGCAGGCCTATATAACCTTTGACAATTGGCTGTTCGGGCAGACCTGGTCAACTTTTCAGGACGTTGCCGCCTTGCCCGAAGCGATGGACTTCATTGGACCTACACCCGGCACTGTTTTCGACCGGCAACCGATGATCCGCTATACCAAAGGGGGCTTCCAGATCGCTCTCGAACAACCGGAAACCACGATCACAACGCCGGCAGGTGCCCGGATTGTTGCGGGTGATGACAGCCTGCCGGATATTGTCGTGCGCTACAATCACCAGGGCGATTTTGGCCATCTGACTGCGGCCGCGATTGGCCGCATACTTCGGGTTAATGAGGATGATTTCGGCCTCATTGATGACAGCAGTTTCGGATATGGCATCAGCCTGTCGGGCAAACTGAATGTCGGTGAGCGTGATGATTTCAAATTCATGGCGACAGCAGGCGAGGGGCTCGGGCGCTATATCGGGCTTAACATAGTCAATGACGCCGCGGTGCGCGCAGACGGCTCGCTAACGCCGATTGCAACCTATTCCGGCTTTGCCGCCTATCGCCACTTCTGGAGTGAGAAATGGCGCTCCACCATCTCCGGCTCTTATTTCAAAGCGGATAATCCGGTTTTACTGACCACTGGTCTGGTCACCGATCAAAGCTGGAACATATTTGGTAATCTGGTCTACTCACCGGTTGCACCACTCGATATCGGCATCGAATATATGTTCGCCAAACGCCAGATAGAAGATGGCACCTCGGGCAATTTGCAGAAAGTCCAGATGTCAGCCAAATATAAATTTTAG